Part of the Paenibacillus sp. JNUCC32 genome is shown below.
AAATCATCGGAGAACTTCAGCATTCCGGAAGTTTTTCCATTAGGAGTTAAGCAGATATGAGTATGGATTACATCGTTCAAATCGGCAAACCGATGCTGGAGGGCGCGCAGACCACGATCCTGTTGTTCTTGATTTCCATTCTGGTCTCCATACCGCTCGGGTTTGTGTTCACGTTAATGGTTCGAAGCGCAATCAAGCCGCTGGCTTGGTTGGCCAATGCCTATATATATGTTTTTCGAGGTACCCCGCTGCTGCTGCAGCTGCTGTTCTTCTGCTTTGGGCTGCCGGTGCTGCCGGTGATCGGAGAATATCTCGTTTTGGATCGTTTTGTAGCCGCATGCTTGGCATTCGTGCTGAACTATGCCGCTTATTTTGCGGAAATCTTCCGCGGAGGACTCTTGGCGATTGACAAGGGGCAATATGAAGCGTCTAAGGTGCTGGGCCTGAACCGCTGGCAGACGACCACGAAAGTAATTCTGCCCCAGATGTTCCGCGTAGCCCTGCCTGCGGTATCCAACGAATCCATTACGCTGGTAAAAGATACGGCGCTGCTGTATGCGGTGGCGGTACCGGAGCTGCTGCACTTCGCGTATACGGCGGTCAATCGGGATTTCACGATAATGCCGTTTGTTATTGCGGGCGTGATATACCTGCTGATGACGCTTGTGTTAACGCTGCTGTTTAAATATCTGGAACGCCGATTCAAATATGAATAGAAGGACTGTCGCGCAATGGCAATTATCGAAGTAACCCATATGAAAAAATCCTTCG
Proteins encoded:
- a CDS encoding amino acid ABC transporter permease — its product is MSMDYIVQIGKPMLEGAQTTILLFLISILVSIPLGFVFTLMVRSAIKPLAWLANAYIYVFRGTPLLLQLLFFCFGLPVLPVIGEYLVLDRFVAACLAFVLNYAAYFAEIFRGGLLAIDKGQYEASKVLGLNRWQTTTKVILPQMFRVALPAVSNESITLVKDTALLYAVAVPELLHFAYTAVNRDFTIMPFVIAGVIYLLMTLVLTLLFKYLERRFKYE